From the uncultured Trichococcus sp. genome, one window contains:
- a CDS encoding IS630 family transposase, with amino-acid sequence MPSKENAAFVACMEDVLDVYELPYDPQHPVVCMDEKPYQLLGESREPLPMRKGSDQKIDSEYVREGTCSIFIFTEPLGGVRHVNVRKQRTSVDWAEEIQYLVDIGYPEVEKITLVMDNLNTHTLASLYRAFPPEEARRIVRRLEIHFTPLHGSWLNIAEIELNVMTRQCLHRRIDDLEKLRSELTAWERERNTRSSKIRWHFTNNHAREKMASLYPKIEKSNI; translated from the coding sequence ATCCCGTCAAAAGAAAACGCAGCATTCGTAGCGTGCATGGAAGATGTCCTCGACGTATATGAGTTACCTTACGATCCTCAACACCCGGTCGTTTGTATGGACGAAAAACCCTATCAACTTTTGGGTGAATCAAGGGAACCTCTTCCTATGCGAAAAGGCAGTGACCAAAAAATTGATTCTGAATATGTGCGAGAAGGCACTTGTAGCATTTTTATCTTCACTGAACCACTTGGTGGAGTCCGACATGTGAACGTCCGCAAGCAGCGAACCTCAGTAGATTGGGCCGAGGAGATTCAATACCTTGTAGATATTGGTTATCCCGAGGTTGAAAAAATCACTTTGGTTATGGATAATCTCAATACACATACACTCGCTTCACTCTACAGAGCATTTCCGCCCGAAGAGGCACGCAGGATCGTCCGCCGCCTAGAGATTCATTTCACGCCATTACATGGCAGTTGGTTGAATATTGCCGAAATAGAATTAAACGTTATGACCAGGCAATGTTTACACCGCAGAATTGATGACCTCGAAAAACTCCGTTCGGAGTTGACTGCATGGGAGCGGGAACGGAATACCCGATCATCAAAAATCCGTTGGCATTTTACAAATAATCATGCCCGAGAAAAGATGGCTTCGTTGTATCCCAAAATTGAAAAATCAAATATTTGA
- a CDS encoding YslB family protein, translating to MNPENENAHIIDNEHFSYLLIRDYLMGNILGEHTDEILYWAGKDLARQFPLKSQEDLYEAMIYCGFGKLELLKKEKNAQQYRLESDLVTVRTQNEQASFQLEAGFLAQQIQMTTGLPCEAKAEIIVGKDKKKEVIITLFIE from the coding sequence ATGAATCCTGAAAACGAAAATGCCCATATTATCGATAACGAACACTTTTCCTATCTATTGATAAGGGATTACCTTATGGGTAACATCCTAGGCGAACATACCGATGAAATATTGTATTGGGCCGGAAAAGATCTGGCTCGGCAATTCCCATTAAAAAGTCAGGAAGACCTATATGAAGCGATGATTTATTGCGGTTTCGGAAAGCTGGAGCTGCTGAAAAAAGAAAAAAATGCCCAACAATACCGTTTGGAAAGCGATCTGGTCACCGTCCGCACCCAAAACGAGCAGGCCTCCTTCCAACTCGAGGCCGGCTTTTTAGCGCAGCAGATCCAGATGACGACCGGTCTCCCTTGCGAAGCAAAAGCGGAGATAATAGTCGGAAAAGACAAGAAAAAAGAAGTCATCATCACCCTGTTCATCGAGTGA
- the trxA gene encoding thioredoxin gives MVKILTDANFEAETKNGVALVDFWATWCGPCRMQSPIIDELDAEIGDKVTFAKMDVDANPQTPSQFGIMGIPTLLIKKDGQVVEKLVGYQAKEMLEETLEKYI, from the coding sequence ATGGTAAAAATATTAACAGATGCAAATTTTGAGGCAGAAACAAAAAATGGGGTAGCGTTGGTTGATTTCTGGGCAACTTGGTGCGGACCTTGCCGCATGCAATCACCGATCATCGATGAATTGGATGCAGAAATCGGCGACAAAGTGACTTTCGCTAAAATGGATGTGGATGCCAATCCGCAAACACCAAGCCAATTCGGTATCATGGGCATCCCGACGTTGTTGATCAAAAAAGATGGCCAAGTCGTAGAAAAATTAGTCGGCTACCAAGCAAAAGAAATGCTTGAAGAAACGCTTGAAAAATATATCTAA
- a CDS encoding endonuclease MutS2: MNNKISKTLEFEKIKQQLQNFAATDQGIDKIQALRPETDPEKVVALQNETEDGRKVLRLKGGIPMPRLKSIRSHLKRLEIGGTLNGKEIAEIGRVLSTTREIIQFFQWFEDNEIPFFVLDELVDRLVVLPEITRRIQATVHEDGTIQNDASPALKGIRTGIKQGEQNIRTKLDDIIRGNKASYLSDAIITIRNDRFVIPVKVEYRNQFGGIVHDQSSTGQTLYIEPQAILDLNNHLRQLAAQEKAEIERILYELSMEIEPFTQELYGNSEVLATLDFINAKARYADSLKATRPIISKENHIAIWKARHPLIDQNDVVANDLILGEAYQAIVITGPNTGGKTIMLKTLGIIQMMGQSGLQIPADEDSQIGIFTEIFADIGDEQSIEQSLSTFSSHMTNIVSILNQIDDKSLVLLDELGSGTDPQEGASLAISILDYIGGIGSYVMATTHYPELKAYGYNRSGTINASMEFNGETLAPTYRLQIGVPGRSNAFDISKRLGLNPSIIDQARSFIDVDSQNLNEMIADLEQKRRVTEKESMQLQAQLEESDNLLADLKRANEKLETNKEKIIEDAKKEANKLVDTAKEEAEFLLQEIREMQLNMGKSGSVKEHELIDLRRQFNDLRQEESLAKNKVLRKEKEKKMFKPGDEVITETYGQRGTLVEKKGNGEWVVQIGIMKMKLPESDLRLIKEEPQQQRRQRQIATVKSASSSHVATQLDLRGQRYEEALAEVDQYLDAALLAGYPQVTIVHGKGTGALRKGVGDLLKRHPQVLSYEYAPVNAGGNGATIVTFRG, encoded by the coding sequence ATGAATAATAAAATAAGCAAAACATTAGAGTTCGAAAAAATAAAACAACAACTCCAGAATTTTGCGGCAACCGATCAAGGGATAGATAAGATTCAGGCATTACGGCCCGAAACCGATCCCGAAAAAGTCGTTGCTTTGCAGAACGAAACGGAAGACGGCAGAAAGGTGCTGCGCCTGAAGGGCGGCATACCGATGCCAAGGCTGAAGTCCATCCGCAGCCATCTGAAGCGTCTCGAGATAGGCGGTACCTTGAACGGCAAAGAAATCGCCGAAATCGGCCGGGTATTGTCGACGACAAGGGAAATCATCCAGTTTTTCCAATGGTTCGAAGACAACGAGATTCCCTTCTTTGTCCTGGACGAGTTGGTGGACAGGCTGGTCGTATTGCCGGAAATCACAAGAAGGATCCAAGCGACCGTCCATGAGGATGGTACGATCCAGAACGATGCCTCCCCTGCATTGAAAGGGATCCGCACAGGTATCAAGCAGGGCGAACAGAATATCCGGACCAAATTGGATGACATCATCCGAGGCAATAAAGCATCCTACCTCAGCGACGCCATCATCACGATCCGCAATGACCGTTTTGTGATCCCGGTCAAGGTCGAATACCGCAATCAATTCGGCGGCATTGTCCATGACCAAAGCTCCACAGGCCAGACGCTTTACATCGAGCCGCAAGCCATCCTGGATCTGAACAATCATCTGCGCCAACTGGCTGCGCAGGAAAAAGCGGAGATCGAGCGGATTTTGTATGAATTGTCGATGGAAATCGAACCGTTCACGCAGGAATTGTATGGAAACAGCGAGGTGCTGGCGACGCTGGATTTCATAAACGCCAAAGCGCGTTATGCTGATTCCCTGAAAGCGACACGTCCGATCATCAGCAAAGAGAATCACATCGCCATCTGGAAAGCCAGGCACCCGCTCATAGATCAGAATGACGTCGTCGCGAACGATCTGATCCTCGGCGAGGCTTACCAGGCCATCGTCATAACCGGTCCGAATACGGGCGGGAAGACGATCATGCTGAAAACGCTCGGGATCATCCAAATGATGGGCCAATCCGGGCTTCAGATACCGGCGGATGAGGATAGCCAAATCGGCATTTTCACGGAAATTTTTGCGGATATCGGCGACGAGCAGTCGATCGAGCAGAGCCTGAGTACGTTCTCCTCGCATATGACCAACATCGTCTCGATCCTGAATCAGATCGACGACAAAAGTCTCGTGCTCTTGGATGAGTTGGGTTCCGGTACCGATCCTCAAGAGGGCGCTTCCCTGGCCATCTCGATTTTGGACTATATCGGCGGCATCGGCAGCTATGTCATGGCCACCACCCATTATCCCGAACTGAAAGCCTACGGATACAATCGCTCCGGAACGATCAATGCCAGCATGGAATTCAACGGAGAGACTTTGGCTCCGACCTACCGGCTGCAGATCGGCGTTCCCGGACGAAGCAATGCCTTCGACATCTCAAAGCGACTTGGGCTGAACCCGAGCATCATCGATCAGGCGCGCAGCTTCATTGATGTGGACAGCCAAAACCTGAACGAAATGATTGCGGATCTGGAACAGAAGAGACGCGTCACCGAAAAAGAATCCATGCAGCTCCAGGCGCAGTTGGAAGAATCCGACAACTTGTTGGCCGATCTGAAGCGCGCCAACGAGAAACTGGAAACCAACAAGGAAAAAATCATCGAAGATGCCAAAAAAGAGGCCAACAAGTTGGTCGATACCGCAAAAGAAGAAGCGGAATTCCTGTTGCAGGAAATCCGTGAAATGCAGCTGAACATGGGTAAATCCGGCAGCGTCAAAGAGCATGAACTGATTGATCTGCGCAGGCAATTCAATGATCTGCGCCAAGAGGAGTCTTTGGCCAAAAACAAAGTATTGCGCAAAGAAAAAGAGAAAAAGATGTTCAAGCCGGGCGACGAAGTCATTACGGAGACGTATGGCCAGCGTGGGACGCTCGTTGAGAAAAAAGGCAACGGAGAATGGGTCGTGCAGATAGGGATCATGAAGATGAAGTTGCCGGAATCGGACCTTAGGCTGATCAAAGAAGAGCCGCAGCAACAAAGAAGGCAGAGGCAGATTGCCACTGTAAAATCTGCTTCATCCAGCCATGTGGCGACGCAGCTTGATCTCAGAGGCCAGCGCTACGAAGAAGCATTGGCTGAAGTCGATCAGTATTTGGATGCCGCTTTATTGGCTGGCTATCCGCAAGTAACGATCGTTCACGGAAAAGGAACCGGCGCCCTCCGCAAAGGGGTTGGCGATTTGTTGAAGCGCCACCCGCAAGTGTTGTCCTACGAGTATGCACCGGTGAACGCCGGCGGGAACGGCGCGACGATCGTGACGTTCCGCGGCTGA
- a CDS encoding CvpA family protein, which produces MLTLIIVLSLLWGIYTGVRRGLILQVVYTVGYFISFLVAGEYYAVVAEKIDLLVPYPSVEFGKELIFYTEEVSFVLDQAFYNGLAFILLLFVGWLVTRFVGSMLNSLAFFPIIKQLNQLGGGVLGFLMHYIGMFLLLTLASMIPLDFIQQLYVDSELAAWMVSETPYFSRLIYDWWIGIIQ; this is translated from the coding sequence ATGCTTACGTTGATCATAGTGCTCTCACTTTTGTGGGGCATCTATACGGGCGTCAGAAGAGGACTTATCCTGCAGGTAGTCTATACCGTAGGATACTTCATTTCCTTCTTGGTCGCCGGAGAATACTATGCCGTCGTCGCGGAAAAAATCGATCTGTTGGTGCCATATCCATCCGTCGAATTCGGCAAAGAATTGATTTTTTATACAGAAGAGGTGTCGTTCGTCCTGGATCAGGCGTTTTATAACGGATTGGCGTTCATCCTGTTGTTGTTCGTGGGCTGGCTTGTGACGCGATTTGTCGGAAGCATGCTGAACTCATTGGCGTTCTTCCCGATCATCAAACAGCTGAATCAGCTGGGCGGCGGCGTGCTCGGATTCCTGATGCACTATATCGGGATGTTCCTTTTGCTGACGCTCGCATCCATGATTCCGCTGGATTTTATCCAACAGCTCTATGTCGATAGCGAACTTGCGGCTTGGATGGTGTCGGAAACGCCTTACTTTTCACGTTTGATCTACGACTGGTGGATCGGCATCATTCAGTAA
- the zapA gene encoding cell division protein ZapA: protein MTENKRRFKTIIAGKTYTIVGNKAPEHLTAVSELVNAQLEQIKEAAPALGREERGILVAVNAISDQITKQVEMEELLQKVAKLEKALQESQSAIQTVSAEAAEQAEPEKASDQEPQTQAVAKAEKKTEAVPLAEEKATEEAGEAEAIAVETPEKEQAAEKMTGSTATKKSVADFSGKKRDNESQAVTSMPATISELQQAAREANEPSARKSNSKLTKTTTASEAALKRAQHRNQARSALGVNRNAENAIPPYTKNHEHDGKK, encoded by the coding sequence ATGACAGAAAACAAAAGAAGATTCAAAACAATCATAGCAGGAAAGACCTATACGATTGTGGGAAATAAAGCACCTGAGCATTTGACTGCGGTTTCTGAATTGGTCAATGCGCAGTTGGAACAGATCAAAGAAGCCGCTCCGGCGCTTGGACGGGAGGAGCGCGGCATTCTCGTGGCAGTGAACGCCATTTCCGATCAGATCACGAAGCAAGTGGAGATGGAAGAGCTGTTGCAGAAGGTGGCGAAGTTGGAGAAGGCTTTGCAGGAAAGCCAAAGCGCTATACAAACTGTTTCCGCTGAGGCGGCAGAGCAAGCCGAGCCGGAAAAGGCTTCGGATCAGGAGCCCCAAACCCAAGCGGTTGCCAAGGCCGAGAAAAAAACAGAGGCCGTTCCTTTGGCAGAGGAGAAAGCAACTGAAGAAGCAGGTGAAGCCGAAGCAATTGCGGTCGAAACGCCTGAAAAGGAACAAGCTGCTGAAAAGATGACCGGAAGCACAGCAACTAAGAAGTCCGTGGCTGACTTTTCCGGGAAAAAGCGCGACAACGAGAGTCAAGCAGTGACTTCTATGCCAGCAACCATCAGCGAACTGCAGCAAGCTGCCCGCGAAGCCAACGAACCGTCGGCCAGGAAATCCAATTCAAAATTGACGAAGACGACAACCGCTTCCGAGGCGGCACTGAAACGGGCTCAGCACAGAAATCAAGCGCGTTCGGCTTTGGGTGTCAACAGGAACGCTGAAAATGCCATCCCACCTTACACCAAAAATCACGAGCATGATGGAAAAAAGTAG
- the rnhC gene encoding ribonuclease HIII, translating into MSNVVLKVTMGQLKKMAVFYQDYAVKPVPHSLFTAKKNQTTITGYNSGKVLFQGQNAESEAAQWHSSSEQVGATASPAAKNGLKKEAPSKNGLPAGFAEWSVIGSDEVGNGSYFGPLTVCAVYASAEQLPLLKKLGVQDSKALTDARIITIAKQLLQHVPHSVINLMPEKYNEVQPTMSQGKMKALLHNQVLDQLLKKIAPEKPKAILVDQFELPSTYFKHISDQKVQVKENVHFQTKGESHHLAVAAASIIARYYFLKTLADMTAASGYSIPSGAGANVDLIAAEMYREGGLELLGKYTKLHFANTQKAIRLADR; encoded by the coding sequence ATGTCGAATGTCGTATTGAAAGTAACGATGGGCCAACTGAAAAAGATGGCCGTCTTTTATCAGGATTATGCCGTGAAACCAGTGCCGCACAGCCTTTTCACAGCCAAAAAGAACCAGACCACCATCACCGGTTACAATTCCGGAAAAGTACTGTTCCAGGGCCAGAACGCCGAAAGTGAAGCTGCGCAGTGGCACTCATCCAGCGAGCAGGTCGGAGCCACTGCCTCCCCTGCCGCAAAAAACGGGCTGAAAAAAGAAGCCCCAAGCAAAAACGGGCTCCCTGCAGGTTTTGCCGAATGGTCCGTCATCGGCAGCGATGAAGTCGGCAACGGCAGCTATTTCGGGCCCTTGACGGTCTGTGCTGTCTATGCTTCCGCCGAACAATTGCCGTTGCTGAAAAAGTTGGGCGTTCAGGACTCAAAAGCTTTGACGGATGCCCGCATCATCACCATCGCGAAGCAGTTGTTGCAGCATGTCCCGCACAGCGTCATCAACTTGATGCCCGAAAAATACAATGAGGTCCAACCGACGATGTCCCAAGGGAAAATGAAGGCGTTGCTGCATAACCAAGTCCTTGATCAGCTGTTGAAGAAAATAGCTCCGGAAAAGCCAAAAGCGATCTTGGTCGATCAGTTTGAATTGCCTTCGACGTATTTCAAGCATATTTCCGACCAAAAAGTCCAGGTGAAGGAGAATGTTCATTTCCAGACAAAAGGCGAATCCCATCACCTGGCGGTCGCGGCGGCCTCCATCATCGCCCGCTACTACTTCCTGAAGACCTTGGCTGACATGACCGCAGCCTCCGGTTATTCGATCCCTTCAGGCGCCGGCGCCAACGTCGACTTGATTGCTGCCGAAATGTACCGCGAAGGCGGCTTGGAACTGCTGGGCAAATACACGAAGCTCCACTTCGCCAACACCCAAAAAGCCATCCGACTGGCGGACAGATAA
- the pheT gene encoding phenylalanine--tRNA ligase subunit beta — protein MKVSYKWLKEYLDLSDVTPEELAEKMSRTGIEVDDVIYPGKGLSKIVVGETLSVIDHPDSDHLHVCQVNVGAEAPIQIVCGAPNVAAGQKVIVALHGARITGNAKIKKGKMRGQESNGMICSLAELGYPESVVPKKYADGIFVLPAEAVPGTEVVDLLDLDDAILDIDITPNRADALSMRGSAYEVSAIYNKALQFPEAPVSEKTGSVADYIKVAVEDTNDAPAYHIQVIKDVKIAESPLWLQNKLMNGGIRPINNVVDITNYILLEYGQPLHAFDYDQIGSKEIIVRRAKENETMTTLDGVERTLDTDNIVITNGTAPIALAGVMGGLDSEITDGTVTVALEAALFNPVLIRKTAGKFNLRSESSSRFEKGINVATIRTAGQHAAELIHELAGGTVVAGTASVDTVEVKDTEVVITLEKINRSLGTAISSDEVTAIFNQLGFASTFDGETFTVAVPPRRWDISIYADILEEVARIYGYDNLPETLPITPALPTALTPKQHTMRITRRFMEGAGLTQNISYVLTTAEKAREYAVEDKEGIRLAWPMSEDRSTLRMNLLSTLLDNAAYNVARKNTDIQFYEIGRVFFPSADRVLPIEAERLAGVMTGMAYQKDWQMAAEPVNFYHAKGVLDGYFDTMGLSDQIRFEAAKDLKWMHPGRTAAVYLGDAYIGYVGQVHPATANAYDLKETYAFEIDFEAIIAAPKEVITQQPIPKFPGVTRDVALLVDESVTHQQIVRTIKANGGKFLKAVHLFDIYQGKGIEDGKKSVAYSMSFLNPEATLVDEDINKAFAKLVAALETECGAAIR, from the coding sequence ATGAAAGTTTCCTATAAATGGTTAAAAGAGTATCTGGATTTATCCGACGTAACACCTGAAGAATTGGCTGAAAAAATGTCCCGCACCGGTATCGAGGTGGACGACGTCATTTATCCTGGCAAAGGCTTGTCAAAAATCGTCGTCGGCGAAACGTTATCCGTAATCGATCATCCTGATTCGGATCACCTGCATGTCTGCCAAGTGAATGTTGGGGCTGAGGCACCGATCCAGATCGTCTGCGGTGCGCCGAATGTGGCTGCAGGCCAGAAAGTCATCGTGGCTTTGCATGGCGCACGGATCACCGGAAACGCTAAGATCAAAAAAGGCAAAATGCGCGGCCAAGAATCGAACGGGATGATCTGTTCGTTGGCTGAATTGGGCTATCCCGAGAGTGTCGTTCCAAAAAAATATGCGGACGGGATTTTTGTCCTGCCGGCCGAAGCGGTTCCCGGAACGGAAGTCGTTGACTTGTTGGACCTTGATGATGCGATACTGGACATCGACATCACACCGAACCGCGCCGATGCTTTGAGCATGCGCGGCTCCGCCTATGAAGTCTCAGCCATCTACAACAAAGCGTTGCAATTCCCGGAGGCCCCTGTCTCCGAAAAAACGGGTTCGGTTGCAGATTACATCAAAGTAGCCGTTGAGGACACGAACGATGCGCCTGCCTACCATATCCAAGTGATCAAAGACGTAAAAATTGCGGAAAGTCCGCTTTGGTTGCAGAACAAACTGATGAACGGCGGTATCCGTCCGATCAACAACGTAGTCGACATCACGAACTATATCCTGTTGGAATACGGCCAGCCATTGCATGCTTTCGATTATGATCAAATCGGTTCCAAGGAAATCATTGTCCGCCGTGCCAAAGAGAATGAAACAATGACGACGCTTGATGGGGTCGAAAGAACGCTCGACACAGATAACATCGTCATCACGAACGGCACTGCACCGATTGCCTTGGCGGGCGTCATGGGCGGTCTCGATTCGGAAATCACTGACGGGACAGTGACTGTCGCTTTGGAAGCGGCGTTGTTCAATCCGGTTTTGATCCGCAAAACCGCAGGTAAATTCAACTTGCGCAGCGAATCCAGTTCCCGTTTCGAAAAAGGCATCAACGTCGCGACAATCCGCACAGCCGGACAACATGCGGCTGAACTGATCCATGAGTTGGCTGGAGGCACTGTCGTTGCCGGTACAGCTTCCGTCGATACTGTGGAAGTGAAGGATACGGAAGTAGTCATCACTTTGGAAAAAATCAACCGTTCGTTAGGGACTGCCATTTCCAGCGACGAAGTGACTGCCATCTTCAACCAGCTGGGCTTTGCCTCGACGTTTGACGGCGAAACCTTCACTGTTGCTGTACCGCCGAGAAGATGGGATATCTCTATCTATGCGGACATCCTGGAAGAAGTCGCACGCATCTACGGATACGATAACCTTCCGGAAACATTGCCGATCACACCGGCTTTGCCTACTGCATTGACGCCTAAACAACACACGATGCGAATCACCAGAAGATTCATGGAAGGCGCGGGACTGACCCAAAACATCAGCTATGTCTTGACTACCGCCGAAAAAGCGCGGGAATACGCAGTCGAAGACAAGGAAGGCATCCGTTTGGCTTGGCCGATGAGCGAAGATCGCAGCACACTGCGGATGAACTTGTTGAGCACGCTGCTGGACAATGCCGCTTACAACGTTGCCCGCAAGAACACGGATATCCAATTTTATGAAATAGGTCGCGTCTTCTTCCCATCAGCTGATCGCGTTTTACCGATCGAAGCGGAGCGTTTAGCTGGTGTGATGACAGGAATGGCCTACCAAAAAGATTGGCAAATGGCTGCCGAGCCCGTCAACTTTTACCATGCCAAAGGGGTATTGGATGGGTATTTCGATACAATGGGCCTGAGCGATCAGATCCGTTTCGAAGCTGCCAAAGACCTAAAATGGATGCATCCAGGCAGAACGGCTGCCGTCTACCTGGGCGATGCCTATATCGGTTATGTCGGTCAGGTCCATCCGGCTACGGCCAACGCCTATGACCTGAAGGAAACCTATGCCTTCGAAATCGATTTCGAAGCGATCATCGCAGCACCGAAGGAAGTGATTACGCAACAACCGATCCCTAAATTCCCTGGCGTGACCCGCGACGTGGCACTGTTGGTGGATGAGTCCGTCACACACCAACAGATCGTAAGGACCATCAAGGCAAACGGCGGCAAATTCCTGAAGGCTGTCCATCTGTTCGACATCTATCAAGGCAAGGGCATCGAGGACGGCAAGAAGTCGGTTGCTTACTCCATGTCATTCCTGAACCCTGAAGCGACGCTTGTCGATGAAGACATCAACAAAGCCTTCGCCAAATTGGTCGCGGCTTTGGAAACCGAATGCGGAGCAGCGATCCGTTAA
- the pheS gene encoding phenylalanine--tRNA ligase subunit alpha, which yields MELKAKLQTLRIDALQQVESAEDLQALNQVRISYLGKKGPITEALRGMKDLSPEERPVIGTLANELRDDIEAAIQAKKDALEIKKMEAEIAAETIDVTLPGKKIAQGTTHVLTQINEEIEDLFLGMGYKIVDGPEVEQDSYNFEKMNLPKDHPARDMQDTFYITDELLLRTHTSPVQARTMENHDFSKGPLKMISPGKVYRRDSDDATHSHQFHQIEGLVIGENITLADLKGTLAVFAKKLFGEEREIRLRPSYFPFTEPSVEVDVSCFKCGGSGCNVCKQTGWIEILGSGIVHPNVLEMSGIDSTKYSGFAFGLGQERVAMLKYGVDDIRHFYQNDIRFLSQFDVKE from the coding sequence ATGGAATTGAAAGCAAAATTACAAACGTTACGTATAGATGCCTTACAGCAAGTCGAATCTGCAGAGGATCTGCAGGCATTGAACCAAGTCCGCATTTCCTACTTGGGGAAAAAAGGACCGATCACAGAGGCTTTGAGAGGGATGAAGGATTTAAGCCCAGAAGAGCGTCCCGTCATCGGAACGTTGGCGAATGAACTGCGGGATGACATTGAAGCCGCCATCCAAGCCAAAAAAGATGCGCTTGAGATCAAAAAGATGGAAGCCGAGATCGCGGCAGAAACGATTGATGTCACCTTGCCCGGCAAGAAGATTGCGCAAGGCACGACACACGTCCTGACGCAGATCAACGAAGAAATCGAAGATCTGTTTTTGGGTATGGGCTACAAGATCGTGGATGGTCCAGAGGTGGAACAGGACAGCTACAATTTCGAAAAGATGAATCTTCCGAAAGATCACCCGGCCCGCGATATGCAGGACACTTTCTACATCACCGATGAATTGTTGCTGCGTACGCATACGTCACCCGTCCAAGCGCGCACGATGGAGAACCATGATTTTTCCAAAGGCCCACTGAAGATGATTAGCCCGGGGAAAGTCTATCGCCGCGACAGCGATGACGCGACCCATTCACACCAATTCCACCAGATTGAAGGATTGGTCATCGGCGAAAACATCACTTTGGCTGACCTGAAAGGAACGCTTGCCGTCTTCGCCAAAAAATTGTTCGGCGAAGAACGCGAAATCCGTTTGCGTCCGAGCTACTTCCCGTTCACGGAACCTTCTGTCGAAGTTGATGTCAGCTGCTTCAAATGCGGCGGATCCGGCTGCAATGTCTGCAAGCAAACCGGCTGGATCGAAATTTTGGGATCCGGCATTGTGCATCCGAATGTTCTGGAAATGTCGGGGATCGACTCCACGAAATATTCCGGTTTTGCTTTCGGGCTTGGGCAAGAACGTGTAGCGATGTTGAAATATGGAGTGGACGATATCCGTCACTTCTATCAGAACGACATCCGATTCTTAAGTCAATTTGATGTAAAGGAGTAA
- a CDS encoding helix-turn-helix domain-containing protein, translating into MEEKKCICPKFEKTFSILGKKWTGLIIEVLMDGDKRFKELAVQIPNVSDRVLVERLKELEDEKIVVRTENPAAAIKVMYGLSEKGKALNNVMQEIQTWSDAWV; encoded by the coding sequence CTGGAAGAAAAAAAATGTATTTGTCCAAAGTTTGAAAAAACATTCTCTATTTTAGGGAAAAAATGGACCGGCTTAATCATCGAAGTCTTGATGGACGGAGATAAACGATTCAAGGAATTGGCCGTGCAGATACCTAATGTCAGTGATCGAGTATTAGTTGAACGCTTAAAAGAGCTGGAAGATGAAAAAATTGTAGTAAGAACCGAAAATCCTGCGGCGGCAATCAAAGTGATGTATGGATTGTCCGAAAAAGGAAAAGCCTTGAACAATGTGATGCAGGAAATCCAAACATGGTCGGATGCGTGGGTCTGA
- a CDS encoding RNA methyltransferase, translating to MEKIASMKNQKVKQWKKLQTTKGRKEVGAYLIEGTHLLKEAIKANANILEVVMTESFFQQSDLQIAEEAIILVSKEILASLAQTETPQGVVAIVQIPEAAPILEYKGKYILLDQVQDPGNVGTIIRTADAAGYSGVILGEGSVDLYNDKVLRSMQGSHFHLPVHRGDLERIIPELKSNGIPVYGTELNEAAVDYRTVSPTNAVALVLGNEGNGVSKKILALTDQNLYIPIFGEAESLNVAVAAGILLYHFVG from the coding sequence ATGGAAAAGATAGCATCAATGAAAAATCAAAAAGTAAAACAATGGAAGAAACTGCAGACCACGAAAGGCCGGAAAGAAGTGGGGGCTTACCTGATTGAAGGGACGCATCTGCTGAAAGAGGCCATCAAAGCAAATGCGAACATCCTAGAGGTCGTGATGACGGAAAGCTTTTTCCAACAGTCGGATCTGCAGATCGCGGAAGAGGCAATCATTCTCGTTTCCAAAGAGATCCTCGCCAGCTTGGCCCAGACCGAAACGCCGCAAGGAGTCGTTGCGATCGTGCAGATTCCTGAAGCCGCTCCAATTTTGGAATACAAAGGCAAATATATCCTTTTGGATCAGGTTCAGGATCCAGGAAATGTCGGCACCATCATCCGGACCGCGGATGCTGCCGGGTATTCCGGTGTCATTTTAGGGGAGGGTTCGGTGGATCTGTATAATGATAAAGTGCTGCGCTCCATGCAAGGAAGCCACTTCCATCTGCCGGTTCATCGCGGCGATCTGGAGCGGATCATCCCGGAATTGAAGAGCAACGGCATCCCGGTCTACGGAACCGAACTGAACGAAGCCGCTGTCGATTACCGCACCGTTTCCCCGACTAATGCGGTTGCATTGGTGCTCGGCAATGAAGGGAATGGGGTTTCAAAAAAAATATTGGCACTGACGGATCAGAATTTGTACATCCCGATTTTCGGTGAAGCGGAGTCCCTGAATGTCGCAGTTGCGGCAGGCATCCTGCTTTATCACTTCGTAGGCTGA